In Limosilactobacillus sp. WILCCON 0051, a single window of DNA contains:
- the trpA gene encoding tryptophan synthase subunit alpha: protein MTKIKNAFANGKAFIPFITCGDPSLTISEQLVYAMEAAGADLIELGIPFSDPTAEGPVIQAANLRALHAGALTDAIFEMVARIRQKTQIPLAFMTYANVVYHYGTRRFLQKAADLGVDGLILADVPYEEKAEFAEVGQELGVELISMIAPTSHDRIKMIAQDAAGFVYCVSSLGVTGVRNTITTDINAMVQLVKHEQEIPCAVGFGISTPAQAREMAQQADGVIVGSAIVRLCEKYGQDCVKPVADYVRSMKDAIRDL from the coding sequence ATGACTAAAATTAAAAACGCCTTCGCAAATGGCAAGGCATTCATTCCATTTATTACCTGTGGCGATCCTTCATTGACGATTTCTGAACAATTGGTCTACGCGATGGAGGCTGCTGGCGCCGACTTGATTGAGCTGGGAATTCCATTTTCAGATCCCACCGCGGAAGGCCCCGTTATTCAAGCGGCCAATCTTAGAGCTTTGCATGCCGGCGCGCTTACCGATGCGATCTTTGAAATGGTTGCGCGGATTCGTCAAAAGACACAGATCCCCTTGGCTTTTATGACCTATGCCAATGTCGTCTATCACTATGGCACACGCCGCTTTTTGCAAAAAGCCGCGGATCTTGGCGTTGACGGCTTGATCCTGGCTGACGTTCCTTATGAAGAAAAGGCCGAGTTTGCCGAGGTTGGTCAAGAGTTAGGCGTTGAACTGATCTCAATGATCGCGCCCACCTCACATGATCGGATAAAAATGATTGCCCAAGACGCGGCCGGTTTTGTCTACTGTGTCTCATCACTAGGAGTTACCGGCGTGCGTAATACCATCACCACTGACATCAATGCCATGGTTCAGCTGGTTAAGCATGAACAAGAGATTCCCTGCGCAGTTGGCTTTGGGATCAGCACGCCAGCCCAGGCCCGTGAAATGGCTCAGCAGGCTGATGGCGTCATCGTAGGTTCAGCAATTGTCCGCCTGTGCGAAAAATACGGTCAAGACTGCGTTAAGCCAGTTGCTGACTATGTACGGTCAATGAAAGATGCCATTCGCGACCTTTAA
- a CDS encoding ABC transporter permease/substrate-binding protein, with protein MTELLNTIVAQKSQIGQALWEHLSLSFWALVIAVLIAIPLAVLLKNSRHAGEIVLQLAGVMQTIPSLALLGLLIPLVGIGSVPALIALVVYGIMPIYQNTYSGLRSVDPNLEEAATAFGLSRWKKLTRLELPMALPVILSGIRISLVMIIGTATLAALIGAGGLGTYIMLGINQNNNAYLIIGAGLSALLALLMSALLKYVGASKKHLKQGIVVAALALVGFGGWRVWSSFQSESEPIVIAGKMGSEPDILIHMYKDLIVNDDPHAKVELKANFGGTSFLFRALRNDQIDIYPEFTGTVLQSLVHDQRSTPHDPVKTYQRARRLLKQEYDLTYLKPMKYQNGYDLAVNADFAKEHQLTKLSDLAKINDQITAGFDPDFANQKDGYLGLKSAYGLNFNQVKTMEPALRYQAIADGRVNLVDGYTTDPQVRQYHLKVLKDDQHFFPPYQGAPLMKASFAKKHPQAVKSLNKLAGKITEKDMQEMNYQVTVQHRKASQVAHEYLVEHHLIKK; from the coding sequence ATGACTGAATTGCTTAATACGATCGTGGCGCAAAAAAGCCAGATTGGACAGGCGCTGTGGGAGCATCTGTCGCTATCGTTTTGGGCGCTGGTGATTGCCGTATTGATCGCGATTCCATTGGCAGTATTGCTGAAAAACAGTCGACATGCCGGCGAGATCGTTTTGCAGCTGGCTGGTGTGATGCAGACGATCCCCAGCCTGGCGCTATTGGGACTGCTGATTCCGCTGGTTGGGATTGGCAGCGTTCCAGCTTTGATTGCCCTGGTCGTTTACGGCATCATGCCGATTTATCAAAACACCTATTCTGGACTGCGCAGCGTTGACCCCAACCTTGAAGAAGCCGCGACGGCATTTGGTCTTTCGCGCTGGAAAAAGCTGACGCGACTGGAATTGCCCATGGCTCTGCCTGTGATCTTATCCGGAATTCGCATCTCGTTGGTCATGATTATCGGAACGGCAACTCTCGCTGCTTTGATTGGTGCCGGTGGGTTGGGGACCTACATTATGCTGGGGATCAATCAAAACAACAATGCCTACCTGATCATCGGGGCGGGGCTGTCAGCATTGTTGGCGCTTTTGATGTCGGCACTGCTAAAATATGTCGGTGCTTCTAAGAAACATCTGAAGCAGGGAATCGTCGTCGCCGCGCTCGCTCTGGTCGGATTTGGCGGCTGGCGGGTCTGGAGCAGCTTTCAAAGCGAATCAGAGCCAATCGTAATCGCTGGTAAAATGGGGAGCGAACCCGATATTTTAATTCATATGTACAAAGATTTGATTGTAAACGATGATCCACATGCCAAGGTCGAATTAAAGGCTAACTTTGGCGGGACCAGCTTTTTATTCCGTGCGCTGCGCAACGATCAGATCGATATCTATCCTGAGTTTACCGGAACCGTTTTACAATCGCTGGTTCATGACCAACGATCGACGCCGCATGATCCGGTTAAGACCTACCAGCGGGCGCGGCGTCTGTTGAAACAGGAATATGATCTGACGTATCTGAAGCCAATGAAGTATCAAAATGGCTACGACCTGGCCGTCAATGCTGATTTTGCCAAGGAACATCAGCTTACCAAACTCAGCGATCTGGCTAAAATCAATGATCAGATTACGGCCGGCTTCGATCCGGACTTTGCCAATCAAAAAGACGGCTATCTAGGCCTCAAATCAGCGTACGGCTTAAACTTCAATCAGGTAAAGACGATGGAGCCCGCACTGCGCTATCAGGCAATTGCCGATGGGCGCGTAAATCTGGTCGATGGCTATACGACGGATCCGCAAGTGCGCCAGTATCATCTCAAGGTGCTTAAAGATGATCAGCATTTCTTCCCGCCTTACCAAGGAGCACCTTTGATGAAGGCCTCATTTGCCAAAAAGCATCCCCAAGCCGTTAAAAGTCTGAACAAGCTGGCCGGTAAGATTACTGAAAAAGACATGCAGGAGATGAACTATCAAGTAACGGTTCAGCATCGAAAAGCCAGTCAGGTTGCCCATGAATATCTGGTTGAGCATCATTTGATTAAAAAATAA
- a CDS encoding ABC transporter ATP-binding protein, giving the protein MIKYENVGMRYGQNVILKDITLTINDGELFVLVGPSGSGKTTLLRMINRLTAPTTGNVYLNAKRVKDYDLRKLRLHMGYVLQSSSLFPNLTVGENIAIQLEQQGINKNDRRKRSMELLDQVGLPASDFIDRHPDELSGGQQQRVAIARSMATQPQLILMDESFSALDPVLRAQQQDLLLKLHHQSNTTVVFVTHDMQEALRLGDRIAVINDGQLQQVGTPNEILEQPANQFVADFFATARPRLGTMTALLSSKLVQKTPATDQSVVIATVAQLASLTPDAAGWLHFQYQGQNFRIQTTDLLHYLGQREDR; this is encoded by the coding sequence TTGATTAAATACGAAAACGTGGGCATGAGATATGGTCAAAACGTCATCTTAAAAGACATCACGCTGACGATCAATGATGGCGAATTGTTCGTCCTGGTTGGTCCCAGCGGTAGCGGCAAGACCACGCTGCTTAGAATGATCAACCGGCTGACGGCACCGACTACCGGTAACGTCTATTTGAATGCAAAGCGCGTCAAAGACTATGACTTGCGCAAGCTGCGTCTGCATATGGGATACGTATTGCAGAGCAGCAGTCTGTTTCCTAATCTAACGGTTGGCGAAAACATTGCCATTCAACTAGAGCAGCAGGGCATCAATAAAAATGATCGGCGCAAGCGTTCGATGGAGCTGCTTGATCAGGTTGGTCTGCCAGCCAGTGACTTTATCGACCGGCATCCAGATGAGCTTTCGGGTGGCCAGCAGCAGCGCGTGGCGATTGCTCGTTCAATGGCTACCCAGCCGCAGCTGATCTTGATGGATGAATCGTTCAGCGCGCTGGATCCGGTTTTGCGTGCTCAACAGCAGGATCTGTTGTTAAAACTGCATCATCAGTCAAATACAACGGTTGTTTTTGTAACCCATGACATGCAAGAGGCACTGCGGTTGGGCGATCGGATTGCCGTGATCAATGATGGTCAGCTGCAGCAGGTTGGTACGCCAAATGAGATTTTGGAACAGCCGGCTAATCAGTTTGTCGCTGACTTTTTTGCAACGGCGCGACCAAGATTAGGCACTATGACTGCACTCTTATCATCAAAACTAGTACAAAAAACGCCAGCCACTGATCAATCTGTCGTTATCGCCACGGTAGCGCAACTGGCAAGTCTCACGCCTGACGCGGCTGGCTGGCTTCATTTTCAATATCAGGGGCAGAATTTCAGAATTCAGACAACTGATCTGCTGCATTATTTAGGACAAAGAGAGGATCGGTAA
- a CDS encoding Rrf2 family transcriptional regulator, whose product MKVSTRFSDSIHILAFICIYQGKITLSSANIAGSLETSPVVVRRLMTSLKEAGFIKTKHGTPDPELLVDPQKITLLDVYLATEGQTPLFTIDHNTNPQCIVGGNIQSTLEDYYRHAETAAKAKLQQITLQDVIDTILVKQAEKEKQS is encoded by the coding sequence TTGAAGGTTTCCACTCGATTCAGTGACAGCATTCATATCTTGGCTTTCATCTGCATCTATCAAGGGAAAATCACGCTTTCCAGTGCCAACATTGCTGGTTCACTGGAAACGTCGCCAGTGGTGGTCCGTCGTTTAATGACATCCCTCAAGGAGGCTGGGTTCATCAAGACCAAGCATGGCACCCCCGACCCTGAGCTGCTGGTGGATCCTCAAAAAATCACGCTTTTGGATGTCTACCTGGCAACCGAGGGACAGACACCGCTTTTTACCATTGATCACAATACCAATCCGCAGTGCATCGTGGGCGGCAATATTCAATCAACGCTGGAAGACTATTATCGTCACGCCGAAACAGCCGCCAAAGCCAAGCTGCAGCAGATCACGCTGCAAGACGTTATTGATACGATTTTGGTTAAGCAGGCAGAAAAGGAGAAGCAATCATGA
- a CDS encoding SDR family oxidoreductase: MKYTITGATGHLGRKVVEQLSRLVDVQDIRLAAHTPSKAQTFLDQGYEVVKSDYYDVESMTKAFADTDVLIYIPSITYDVANRVLEFENSLKAMQKADVKNLVDVSFIADQPNNPFQMAGYYAYLPARLAGTKLNYAVVKNSLYADPLVPYLPELIERQNVIYPVGDQAMSFITRDDSAEAIANVAVKPYLRDHRQIYLLTQKQNYNMVELSRIMSEVTGQKIGYAPVSLQEFADIYRAEGDGDELSSMYHAAAMGLMDAVTDDFQHITGHEPMPMDQFLRQNYQR; the protein is encoded by the coding sequence ATGAAATATACCATTACCGGAGCCACTGGACATCTAGGCCGTAAAGTCGTTGAGCAATTGAGCCGTTTGGTTGATGTCCAGGATATTCGCCTGGCCGCCCATACGCCTAGCAAGGCCCAGACTTTTTTGGATCAAGGCTATGAAGTCGTTAAAAGCGATTATTATGATGTTGAATCAATGACCAAAGCGTTTGCCGATACCGATGTCTTGATCTACATTCCAAGCATCACCTATGACGTCGCCAACCGCGTGCTGGAATTTGAAAACTCGCTAAAGGCAATGCAAAAGGCTGACGTAAAAAATCTGGTTGATGTCAGTTTCATTGCCGATCAGCCCAATAATCCTTTCCAGATGGCGGGATATTATGCCTACCTGCCCGCTCGGCTCGCTGGCACCAAACTGAACTACGCGGTCGTCAAAAATTCGTTATATGCCGATCCGCTGGTACCGTACCTGCCAGAGTTAATTGAGCGGCAGAATGTGATCTACCCAGTCGGCGATCAGGCCATGAGTTTTATTACCCGCGATGACAGTGCCGAGGCAATTGCCAATGTTGCCGTCAAGCCTTACCTGCGTGATCACCGGCAAATCTACCTGCTGACGCAAAAGCAGAATTACAATATGGTTGAACTCAGTCGGATCATGTCTGAGGTGACGGGCCAGAAGATTGGCTATGCCCCGGTTTCTTTGCAGGAGTTTGCCGACATCTACCGGGCGGAAGGCGATGGCGATGAACTGTCCTCGATGTATCATGCGGCCGCAATGGGGTTGATGGATGCCGTCACTGATGATTTCCAGCACATTACTGGTCATGAGCCAATGCCAATGGACCAGTTCCTGCGGCAAAACTATCAGCGCTGA
- a CDS encoding cupin domain-containing protein, with the protein MPRLKSRDFRLDIIKKLNLTPHPEGGWYRQVYHSAKTHYDATSLASRYEYTSIYFILDGGSPSHLHRLLHDELWYFHDGSSIVVHCFYPDGTYEAVHLGRDIEQGEQLQFRVPAGTIFGSEVLDASSFGLVSCAVAPGFDYHDFELFTQDQLLAKYPKQAEVIRRVAYQKLPA; encoded by the coding sequence ATCCCACGACTAAAGTCACGGGATTTTCGGCTAGACATAATTAAAAAGCTCAACTTAACGCCACATCCAGAAGGCGGTTGGTATCGTCAGGTCTACCACAGTGCCAAGACGCATTATGATGCTACATCCCTGGCCAGCCGTTATGAGTACACTTCAATCTACTTTATTCTGGACGGGGGCTCGCCATCGCATCTGCATCGGCTGCTTCATGATGAACTATGGTATTTCCATGATGGCTCATCAATCGTTGTCCACTGCTTTTATCCGGATGGTACCTATGAGGCCGTACATTTAGGCCGTGATATTGAACAGGGCGAACAGCTGCAGTTCCGAGTGCCAGCGGGAACGATTTTTGGTTCTGAGGTCTTGGATGCTTCATCGTTTGGGCTGGTCAGCTGTGCTGTAGCACCGGGCTTTGACTATCACGACTTTGAACTATTTACCCAGGACCAGCTGCTGGCTAAGTATCCGAAGCAGGCTGAAGTAATCAGACGGGTGGCATACCAAAAACTGCCAGCTTGA
- a CDS encoding transposase produces MKSMAQLEYHYGLKVRIYPSDYQKQIIKVNSDASRFVYNEMVAIGKELWQLNRVKLSIDTVQDRIQQLKLRQNAKQMSNHFQFLEDERIDSLAKANAIQNYHKAWNAFRKVHEAGVPKFHRKSYAWRYQTNCQYPKQKTARLDNGTVCFEDRKHIVVPKLGRLRIKGTQQRLLDRQGETRIGTVTISKDAADRFFLSLQLGSDTPFVPKLSRTNRQIGIDLNTENFLTASDGRTIANPRYYRTIKGKLAKAQRTLSRRQRRAKKEQRSLRESKNYQKQRLLVAKIHARVFDRRHDFLQRTSTALIKNQDLVVAEELRSKNLLKNHALAMSISDVGWRSFLGMLSYKADLYDRQFITVSPKNTTQTCHDCGFVMGSDGTEKLTLADREWICPKCHVHHIRDYNAALNILEKGLQKQQKA; encoded by the coding sequence ATGAAGTCAATGGCCCAGTTAGAATATCATTATGGATTGAAGGTTCGCATCTATCCGAGTGATTACCAGAAACAAATAATCAAGGTTAACAGCGATGCCAGTCGTTTCGTCTATAATGAGATGGTTGCGATAGGTAAAGAGCTCTGGCAATTAAACCGAGTAAAACTGTCGATTGATACGGTTCAAGATCGGATCCAACAGCTAAAGCTTCGTCAAAACGCTAAGCAGATGTCAAATCATTTCCAGTTTTTAGAAGATGAGCGCATTGACAGTCTTGCTAAGGCTAATGCCATTCAAAACTATCACAAGGCTTGGAACGCTTTTCGCAAGGTTCATGAAGCCGGTGTGCCAAAATTTCATCGTAAAAGCTATGCCTGGCGATACCAGACCAACTGTCAATATCCAAAACAAAAGACGGCCCGGCTAGACAACGGTACCGTCTGCTTTGAAGACCGCAAACATATTGTGGTGCCTAAACTAGGACGTTTGCGGATCAAAGGCACTCAACAGCGACTATTGGATCGTCAAGGCGAAACACGCATTGGTACGGTGACCATTTCCAAAGATGCTGCCGATCGATTCTTTTTGTCGCTGCAACTAGGTTCAGATACACCGTTTGTTCCTAAGCTTAGCCGCACTAATCGGCAAATTGGCATTGACCTAAACACAGAAAACTTTCTGACTGCCAGTGATGGTCGAACCATCGCTAACCCACGCTACTATCGAACAATCAAGGGAAAATTAGCTAAAGCACAGCGCACTCTTTCACGCCGCCAGCGCCGGGCTAAAAAAGAGCAACGTTCCTTGCGAGAAAGCAAAAACTACCAGAAGCAGCGTTTGTTAGTCGCTAAGATCCATGCACGGGTATTTGACCGCCGCCATGATTTTCTCCAACGCACGTCTACAGCACTGATCAAGAACCAAGATCTCGTTGTAGCCGAAGAATTGAGGAGTAAGAATCTGTTAAAAAATCATGCCTTGGCAATGAGCATCAGTGATGTTGGCTGGCGGTCTTTCTTGGGGATGTTGTCATACAAAGCCGACCTTTATGACCGTCAATTTATCACGGTCAGTCCTAAAAACACGACCCAAACCTGTCATGACTGCGGTTTTGTAATGGGAAGTGACGGGACCGAAAAGCTGACCCTGGCAGATCGTGAATGGATATGTCCAAAGTGCCATGTTCATCATATCCGTGATTACAATGCAGCACTGAATATTTTAGAAAAAGGACTCCAGAAACAACAAAAAGCCTAG
- a CDS encoding FAD-dependent oxidoreductase, with amino-acid sequence MEKFKNVVIGFGKAGKTLAKFLAQHDGEVLLIERSDQMYGGTCINVGCLPSKNMIINGQRHLEFTDAVAKRGTMTKQLRNKNYHMVADEPLATVWNGQASFVSNHELKVAMADGTVRQAAAERIFINTGATPVWPKVPGLDPSERIVSSKEAMELAKKPARLAIIGGGYIGLEFAEMFNSFGSEVTILDHHAQLLGREDADIAAEVTNDLASLGIKIELNAELTSAADDGQKVLLTYRQNGQKQQAEFDAVLVAAGRRPNIDGLGLENTDIALTERNAIQVDDRLRTTVPNVWALGDVNGGPMFTYISLDDFRIVKDQLFGQGKRTTADRNVVPTASFLTPPLANVGINERQAQAAGKDYLVFKLPVKAIPKARVLEDQRGVYKAIVERDTHRILGATLYAAEAHETINLIALAMKADLPYETLRDMIFTHPTMSEALNDLFKAPVK; translated from the coding sequence ATGGAAAAATTTAAAAATGTGGTAATTGGCTTTGGTAAGGCGGGTAAGACGCTGGCTAAGTTTTTGGCGCAGCATGATGGGGAAGTGCTGCTGATTGAGCGATCGGATCAGATGTATGGCGGTACCTGCATCAACGTTGGCTGTCTGCCATCCAAAAATATGATTATCAATGGTCAGCGTCACCTTGAGTTTACCGACGCGGTTGCCAAACGAGGCACGATGACCAAGCAGCTGCGGAACAAGAACTATCACATGGTTGCTGATGAACCGCTGGCAACGGTTTGGAATGGTCAGGCCAGTTTTGTCAGCAATCATGAACTAAAAGTTGCCATGGCTGATGGGACTGTACGACAGGCTGCTGCCGAGCGCATCTTTATCAACACTGGTGCCACGCCGGTCTGGCCAAAAGTTCCGGGGCTGGATCCCAGCGAGCGCATTGTCAGTTCCAAAGAAGCCATGGAACTTGCTAAAAAGCCGGCCCGCCTCGCAATTATTGGCGGTGGCTATATCGGGCTGGAATTTGCCGAAATGTTTAATTCCTTTGGCAGCGAGGTAACCATCCTTGACCACCATGCTCAGCTTTTGGGCCGCGAAGACGCAGACATCGCGGCTGAAGTAACGAATGATCTTGCCAGCCTTGGGATTAAGATTGAGCTGAATGCTGAATTAACCAGTGCGGCAGATGATGGCCAAAAAGTCTTATTGACCTACCGCCAAAACGGCCAAAAACAACAGGCCGAGTTTGATGCCGTGCTGGTAGCTGCCGGGCGACGTCCCAACATCGACGGACTAGGACTGGAAAACACCGATATTGCCTTGACCGAGCGCAATGCCATTCAAGTTGATGATCGGCTGCGAACCACGGTGCCAAATGTTTGGGCTTTAGGCGACGTCAACGGCGGGCCAATGTTTACCTACATCTCGCTTGACGACTTCCGGATCGTTAAAGACCAGCTGTTTGGCCAAGGCAAGCGGACGACTGCCGATCGCAATGTCGTGCCGACTGCATCGTTTTTGACGCCGCCGCTGGCAAACGTCGGAATCAACGAGCGCCAGGCCCAGGCTGCCGGTAAGGACTATCTGGTCTTCAAACTGCCAGTCAAGGCCATTCCTAAGGCGCGCGTGCTGGAGGATCAGCGGGGAGTCTACAAGGCAATCGTTGAGCGCGATACGCATCGGATTCTGGGCGCAACGCTTTATGCTGCTGAGGCCCATGAAACGATCAACCTGATTGCGCTGGCGATGAAGGCGGATCTGCCATACGAAACGCTGCGCGACATGATCTTTACGCATCCAACCATGTCTGAGGCCCTAAACGATCTTTTTAAGGCGCCAGTAAAATAG
- a CDS encoding flavodoxin, translating into MAKTIVFYFSATNTTKQRAEKIASKLGADLFEIHAEKPYSAADLDWHDPNSRTSIEQHQHASRVAIKDDLPAINDYDTVLIGFPIWWGIPPRLIADLIDRLPLNGKQLAGFATSGSSGFERAQSYLERTVKENNADVQVLPGAVLNSDAQMDAWLKQLNLN; encoded by the coding sequence TTGGCTAAAACGATTGTATTTTACTTTTCGGCTACCAATACGACCAAGCAGCGCGCGGAAAAAATCGCATCAAAGCTGGGCGCGGATCTGTTTGAAATTCATGCTGAAAAGCCTTATTCAGCCGCTGATCTGGACTGGCATGATCCTAACTCGCGCACGTCCATTGAACAGCATCAGCATGCCAGCCGGGTTGCAATTAAAGACGATCTGCCCGCGATCAATGACTATGATACGGTACTGATCGGTTTTCCAATCTGGTGGGGAATTCCGCCTCGCTTGATTGCTGACCTGATTGATCGTCTGCCGCTCAATGGCAAGCAGCTGGCTGGATTTGCAACTTCCGGCAGTTCTGGCTTTGAGCGCGCCCAAAGCTATCTGGAACGAACCGTCAAGGAAAACAATGCTGACGTTCAGGTCCTGCCAGGCGCAGTTTTAAACAGTGACGCCCAGATGGATGCCTGGTTAAAGCAGCTTAATCTTAATTAA
- a CDS encoding alcohol dehydrogenase catalytic domain-containing protein, producing the protein MKAALYEGKHSIKLTTQPIPECGPNDVLIKNLRAGICGSDVAVYEHGLASGHKIKLDHPFGHEMISVVAAVGKNVTDFKVGQRVYPYPLLASGDPSNAGSLGGFSEYLLVPNAHLNRELYLVPDSISNRTGALIEPFTVGTHAAYQAHPQPGENAIVYGAGTIGIAAATALRHAGCQKIMLVDLSDYRLSIARQMGFATCNSSETDLEAACTEFFGLAPSLNGQVPAIDITIDAVGAAEIFDRFMAKGPIDSRYVIVGVAKQARQVDLLSLTYSSRAIIGSGGYRPKDVQIVLDIMQHNNDLIEKMVTHEFAWEDLEKGIQTAADPQHALNVQIVYQD; encoded by the coding sequence ATGAAAGCAGCTCTTTATGAAGGAAAGCACAGTATTAAGCTGACCACACAACCGATCCCAGAATGCGGACCAAATGATGTCTTGATCAAAAACCTGCGCGCGGGTATCTGCGGCTCAGACGTTGCCGTTTATGAACATGGTCTGGCAAGCGGACATAAGATCAAGCTCGATCATCCATTTGGTCACGAAATGATCTCAGTAGTGGCCGCGGTTGGCAAAAACGTTACTGACTTTAAGGTGGGACAACGCGTCTACCCTTACCCATTATTAGCTAGTGGTGACCCTAGCAATGCTGGCAGTCTGGGAGGCTTTTCCGAATATCTGCTGGTGCCAAACGCGCATTTGAATCGCGAGCTTTATCTAGTCCCTGATTCAATCAGCAATCGAACCGGTGCCTTAATCGAGCCATTTACGGTCGGTACGCATGCTGCCTATCAAGCTCATCCTCAACCAGGCGAAAACGCGATCGTATATGGTGCAGGCACAATTGGCATCGCAGCAGCAACCGCTCTGCGTCATGCCGGCTGTCAAAAGATCATGTTGGTCGATCTAAGCGATTATCGTTTATCAATTGCGCGTCAAATGGGATTTGCGACTTGCAACTCTAGTGAAACCGACTTGGAAGCTGCCTGCACTGAGTTTTTCGGCTTGGCTCCCAGCTTAAATGGTCAGGTGCCGGCGATTGACATTACGATTGATGCCGTGGGGGCCGCTGAAATCTTTGATCGTTTTATGGCTAAGGGCCCGATCGACAGCCGCTACGTCATCGTAGGCGTTGCCAAACAGGCTCGTCAGGTAGATCTGCTGTCTTTGACCTACTCATCACGGGCGATTATCGGTTCTGGCGGCTATCGTCCAAAAGACGTTCAGATCGTTTTAGACATTATGCAGCATAACAACGACTTAATCGAAAAGATGGTTACGCACGAGTTTGCCTGGGAAGACTTGGAAAAGGGTATTCAAACCGCAGCTGATCCCCAGCATGCGCTTAACGTTCAGATCGTTTATCAAGATTAG
- a CDS encoding NADH-dependent flavin oxidoreductase yields MKQYQFLTPLKLPNGVTLKNRVVIPPMTEQLALEDGTVSLNELDYLNKRSGGVGMFISPVANVNELGKGFEGELSAADDRFIPGLAKMAAVMKQGNSKAILQIFSAGRKTTSAILRGKQPVSASAVPGRREFNEMPHALTEAEVEQTIEDFAQAVRRAILAGFDGVEIHGANTYLIQQFFSPHSNRRTDQWGGDVMQRMRFALSIIKRSHEMIEQLGAKRFILGYRLSPEETEKPGIRIDDTLRFVDVLADQPLDYLHVSMGNLWRKSLNDPDEQRFTILRIKDQLRGRLPLIGVGSLKTPADVEKAMAAGIDLAAIGREYLVEPHWIEKVQAGREADIRYEVDPNDAEELGLYPPLMNFLTSGIPFPFKSRQQENGNDAIFSK; encoded by the coding sequence ATGAAACAATATCAGTTTTTAACGCCGCTTAAGCTGCCCAACGGCGTTACCTTGAAAAACCGCGTCGTAATTCCGCCAATGACCGAACAATTGGCGCTTGAAGATGGTACGGTATCATTGAATGAACTGGACTATCTGAATAAGCGATCAGGGGGCGTGGGCATGTTTATCTCACCAGTTGCCAATGTCAACGAACTTGGCAAGGGTTTTGAGGGTGAACTGTCAGCAGCTGACGATCGCTTTATTCCTGGTCTTGCCAAAATGGCAGCCGTTATGAAGCAGGGTAACTCTAAAGCGATTCTGCAGATTTTCAGCGCGGGCCGCAAAACGACTTCCGCGATTCTGCGGGGAAAACAGCCGGTCAGTGCCAGTGCGGTGCCTGGTCGCCGCGAATTTAATGAAATGCCGCACGCCTTAACTGAAGCTGAGGTTGAACAGACGATCGAAGACTTTGCTCAGGCAGTCAGACGAGCTATTTTAGCCGGTTTTGATGGCGTTGAGATTCATGGTGCCAATACCTACCTGATCCAGCAGTTCTTCTCTCCTCACTCCAATCGCCGTACTGATCAATGGGGCGGCGATGTTATGCAGCGAATGCGGTTTGCTTTAAGCATCATCAAACGCAGCCATGAAATGATTGAGCAGCTGGGCGCGAAACGGTTTATTCTTGGCTATCGTCTCTCGCCTGAAGAAACGGAAAAACCAGGCATTCGCATTGACGATACGCTGCGATTCGTTGACGTATTAGCCGATCAGCCATTAGACTATCTGCACGTCTCCATGGGTAATCTATGGCGGAAATCATTAAACGATCCTGATGAGCAGCGTTTTACGATTTTGCGAATCAAGGATCAGCTGCGCGGTCGACTGCCCTTAATTGGCGTTGGTTCTTTGAAGACGCCTGCTGACGTAGAAAAAGCAATGGCAGCTGGTATCGATCTGGCAGCAATTGGCCGTGAATATCTGGTTGAGCCGCATTGGATCGAAAAAGTTCAGGCCGGTCGAGAAGCTGATATACGCTATGAAGTTGATCCCAATGACGCTGAAGAACTGGGATTGTACCCGCCACTGATGAATTTTCTAACCAGCGGCATCCCTTTCCCGTTTAAGAGTCGACAGCAAGAAAACGGTAATGACGCGATTTTCTCTAAATAG
- a CDS encoding LPXTG cell wall anchor domain-containing protein, whose translation MYSNLSKGLMATPLAAVLPQTGNTVSMIFATAIGILMAILAITLIVVEIKKRSS comes from the coding sequence ATGTACTCTAACCTATCCAAAGGTCTGATGGCCACTCCGCTAGCAGCCGTTTTACCGCAGACAGGCAATACCGTAAGCATGATTTTTGCCACTGCCATTGGTATTTTGATGGCGATCCTGGCCATAACGCTGATTGTGGTTGAGATCAAGAAACGTTCCTCCTAA